Proteins from a single region of Oreochromis niloticus isolate F11D_XX linkage group LG7, O_niloticus_UMD_NMBU, whole genome shotgun sequence:
- the bend7 gene encoding BEN domain-containing protein 7 isoform X2 has protein sequence MEFGERKRRRKSQSFKLVTDGDFEPSYVINSSSKDANGEPKDGVMSDVWLEDEGMEIKRQITGMMRLLSDKTSRVYQRAGTEQDSLIKEPQEKPLNWVNQPALLSLVSEDHQSNSWNSAEDPGPSPSSISIPVPNGPGCGQYSTRSRALRILNSTKDLIKVNETNDVVPPTVPETPCCMCNCKGTLQAILQELRAMRRLMQTQKASLERQERAAPPSQPRLGAGPSPRHRPRKRRPIYRMTPLSVFSTRRAGLAPLDASLLKAAPMESVKRRECEKQDSSTPNNHPISSDIPVPPPQTNPVTINNTPPLLNQLRESQALESEVRLAEDYDVFISKAQLDSILVNYTRSGSLLFRKLVCAFFDDATLANSLPNGKRKRGLNDNRKGLDQNIVGAIKVFTEKYCTEHKIEKLPGPRDWVQILQDQIKLARRRLKRDAVEAEDISNGPSTSCDNKQAASEERTAANTTG, from the exons ATGGAGTTTGGAgaaaggaagaggagaaggaagTCGCAGAGCTTTAAACTGGTCACGGATGGAG attTCGAGCCTTCATATGTGATTAACTCCAGCTCCAAAGATGCCAATGGGGAGCCAAAGGATGGTGTTATGTCTGATG TTTGGCTGGAGGATGAGGGCATGGAGATCAAAAGACAAATCACAGGAATGATGAGGCTTCTGAGCGATAAGACCAGCAGAGTATACCAGCGTGCTGGTACAGAGCAGGATAGCTTAATAAAGGAGCCCCAGGAAAAGCCTCTGAACTGGGTAAATCAGCCTGCACTTTTATCTCTGGTGTCAGAGGACCACCAGAGCAACAGCTGGAACTCTGCAGAGGACCCAGGGCCTTCACCTTCATCCATATCCATCCCAGTCCCAAACGGCCCAGGCTGCGGCCAGTACAGCACACGCTCCAGAGCCCTCAGGATTCTCAACAGCACAAAGGATTTAATCAAAGTGAATGAAACTAATG ATGTAGTTCCTCCTACTGTGCCAGAAACCCCCTGCTGTATGTGTAACTGTAAGGGCACCTTGCAGGCTATTTTGCAGGAACTACGTGCCATGAGGAGGTTGATGCAGACTCAAAAAG CATCTTTAGAAAGGCAGGAAAGGGCAGCACCACCATCTCAACCTCGCCTAGGTGCAGGACCCAGTCCTCGCCACAGACCTCGAAAGAGGAGGCCAATCTATAGGATGACTCCGTTATCCGTGTTTAGCACCAGAAGAGCTGGTCTTGCTCCTCTGGATGCATCACTGCTAAAAGCTGCACCTATGGAATCTGTAAAGAGGCGAGAATGTGAGAAACAAGACTCATCTACACCCAACAATCATCCCATCTCCTCTGACATTCCTGTGCCGCCACCTCAGACCAACCCAGTGACGATCAACAACACCCCTCCTCTCCTGAACCAACTAAGGGAATCACAAGCATTAGAG TCTGAGGTGCGTCTTGCAGAGGATTATGACGTGTTTATCTCTAAGGCCCAGCTAGACTCCATTCTGGTCAACTATACACGCTCAGGCAGCCTGCTGTTCCGGAAACTG GTGTGTGCCTTCTTTGATGACGCCACGCTGGCTAACTCCTTGCCAAATGGCAAAAGGAAGAGAGGGCTAAATGATAACCGTAAGGGCTTGGACCAGAACATTGTGGGTGCCATTAAAG TTTTTACAGAGAAATACTGCACTGAACACAAAATAGAGAAGTTGCCTGGACCACGAGACTGGGTTCAGATCCTTCAAGATCAGATCAAACTTGCAAGGAggaggctgaaaagag ATGCTGTAGAAGCAGAAGACATCTCAAATGGACCATCCACAA GCTGTGATAATAAACAGGCTGCAAGTGAAGAGAGGACAGCAGCGAACACAACTGGTTAA
- the bend7 gene encoding BEN domain-containing protein 7 isoform X3, which yields MSDVWLEDEGMEIKRQITGMMRLLSDKTSRVYQRAGTEQDSLIKEPQEKPLNWVNQPALLSLVSEDHQSNSWNSAEDPGPSPSSISIPVPNGPGCGQYSTRSRALRILNSTKDLIKVNETNADVVPPTVPETPCCMCNCKGTLQAILQELRAMRRLMQTQKASLERQERAAPPSQPRLGAGPSPRHRPRKRRPIYRMTPLSVFSTRRAGLAPLDASLLKAAPMESVKRRECEKQDSSTPNNHPISSDIPVPPPQTNPVTINNTPPLLNQLRESQALESEVRLAEDYDVFISKAQLDSILVNYTRSGSLLFRKLVCAFFDDATLANSLPNGKRKRGLNDNRKGLDQNIVGAIKVFTEKYCTEHKIEKLPGPRDWVQILQDQIKLARRRLKRDAVEAEDISNGPSTSCDNKQAASEERTAANTTG from the exons ATGTCTGATG TTTGGCTGGAGGATGAGGGCATGGAGATCAAAAGACAAATCACAGGAATGATGAGGCTTCTGAGCGATAAGACCAGCAGAGTATACCAGCGTGCTGGTACAGAGCAGGATAGCTTAATAAAGGAGCCCCAGGAAAAGCCTCTGAACTGGGTAAATCAGCCTGCACTTTTATCTCTGGTGTCAGAGGACCACCAGAGCAACAGCTGGAACTCTGCAGAGGACCCAGGGCCTTCACCTTCATCCATATCCATCCCAGTCCCAAACGGCCCAGGCTGCGGCCAGTACAGCACACGCTCCAGAGCCCTCAGGATTCTCAACAGCACAAAGGATTTAATCAAAGTGAATGAAACTAATG CAGATGTAGTTCCTCCTACTGTGCCAGAAACCCCCTGCTGTATGTGTAACTGTAAGGGCACCTTGCAGGCTATTTTGCAGGAACTACGTGCCATGAGGAGGTTGATGCAGACTCAAAAAG CATCTTTAGAAAGGCAGGAAAGGGCAGCACCACCATCTCAACCTCGCCTAGGTGCAGGACCCAGTCCTCGCCACAGACCTCGAAAGAGGAGGCCAATCTATAGGATGACTCCGTTATCCGTGTTTAGCACCAGAAGAGCTGGTCTTGCTCCTCTGGATGCATCACTGCTAAAAGCTGCACCTATGGAATCTGTAAAGAGGCGAGAATGTGAGAAACAAGACTCATCTACACCCAACAATCATCCCATCTCCTCTGACATTCCTGTGCCGCCACCTCAGACCAACCCAGTGACGATCAACAACACCCCTCCTCTCCTGAACCAACTAAGGGAATCACAAGCATTAGAG TCTGAGGTGCGTCTTGCAGAGGATTATGACGTGTTTATCTCTAAGGCCCAGCTAGACTCCATTCTGGTCAACTATACACGCTCAGGCAGCCTGCTGTTCCGGAAACTG GTGTGTGCCTTCTTTGATGACGCCACGCTGGCTAACTCCTTGCCAAATGGCAAAAGGAAGAGAGGGCTAAATGATAACCGTAAGGGCTTGGACCAGAACATTGTGGGTGCCATTAAAG TTTTTACAGAGAAATACTGCACTGAACACAAAATAGAGAAGTTGCCTGGACCACGAGACTGGGTTCAGATCCTTCAAGATCAGATCAAACTTGCAAGGAggaggctgaaaagag ATGCTGTAGAAGCAGAAGACATCTCAAATGGACCATCCACAA GCTGTGATAATAAACAGGCTGCAAGTGAAGAGAGGACAGCAGCGAACACAACTGGTTAA
- the bend7 gene encoding BEN domain-containing protein 7 isoform X1, whose amino-acid sequence MEFGERKRRRKSQSFKLVTDGDFEPSYVINSSSKDANGEPKDGVMSDVWLEDEGMEIKRQITGMMRLLSDKTSRVYQRAGTEQDSLIKEPQEKPLNWVNQPALLSLVSEDHQSNSWNSAEDPGPSPSSISIPVPNGPGCGQYSTRSRALRILNSTKDLIKVNETNADVVPPTVPETPCCMCNCKGTLQAILQELRAMRRLMQTQKASLERQERAAPPSQPRLGAGPSPRHRPRKRRPIYRMTPLSVFSTRRAGLAPLDASLLKAAPMESVKRRECEKQDSSTPNNHPISSDIPVPPPQTNPVTINNTPPLLNQLRESQALESEVRLAEDYDVFISKAQLDSILVNYTRSGSLLFRKLVCAFFDDATLANSLPNGKRKRGLNDNRKGLDQNIVGAIKVFTEKYCTEHKIEKLPGPRDWVQILQDQIKLARRRLKRDAVEAEDISNGPSTSCDNKQAASEERTAANTTG is encoded by the exons ATGGAGTTTGGAgaaaggaagaggagaaggaagTCGCAGAGCTTTAAACTGGTCACGGATGGAG attTCGAGCCTTCATATGTGATTAACTCCAGCTCCAAAGATGCCAATGGGGAGCCAAAGGATGGTGTTATGTCTGATG TTTGGCTGGAGGATGAGGGCATGGAGATCAAAAGACAAATCACAGGAATGATGAGGCTTCTGAGCGATAAGACCAGCAGAGTATACCAGCGTGCTGGTACAGAGCAGGATAGCTTAATAAAGGAGCCCCAGGAAAAGCCTCTGAACTGGGTAAATCAGCCTGCACTTTTATCTCTGGTGTCAGAGGACCACCAGAGCAACAGCTGGAACTCTGCAGAGGACCCAGGGCCTTCACCTTCATCCATATCCATCCCAGTCCCAAACGGCCCAGGCTGCGGCCAGTACAGCACACGCTCCAGAGCCCTCAGGATTCTCAACAGCACAAAGGATTTAATCAAAGTGAATGAAACTAATG CAGATGTAGTTCCTCCTACTGTGCCAGAAACCCCCTGCTGTATGTGTAACTGTAAGGGCACCTTGCAGGCTATTTTGCAGGAACTACGTGCCATGAGGAGGTTGATGCAGACTCAAAAAG CATCTTTAGAAAGGCAGGAAAGGGCAGCACCACCATCTCAACCTCGCCTAGGTGCAGGACCCAGTCCTCGCCACAGACCTCGAAAGAGGAGGCCAATCTATAGGATGACTCCGTTATCCGTGTTTAGCACCAGAAGAGCTGGTCTTGCTCCTCTGGATGCATCACTGCTAAAAGCTGCACCTATGGAATCTGTAAAGAGGCGAGAATGTGAGAAACAAGACTCATCTACACCCAACAATCATCCCATCTCCTCTGACATTCCTGTGCCGCCACCTCAGACCAACCCAGTGACGATCAACAACACCCCTCCTCTCCTGAACCAACTAAGGGAATCACAAGCATTAGAG TCTGAGGTGCGTCTTGCAGAGGATTATGACGTGTTTATCTCTAAGGCCCAGCTAGACTCCATTCTGGTCAACTATACACGCTCAGGCAGCCTGCTGTTCCGGAAACTG GTGTGTGCCTTCTTTGATGACGCCACGCTGGCTAACTCCTTGCCAAATGGCAAAAGGAAGAGAGGGCTAAATGATAACCGTAAGGGCTTGGACCAGAACATTGTGGGTGCCATTAAAG TTTTTACAGAGAAATACTGCACTGAACACAAAATAGAGAAGTTGCCTGGACCACGAGACTGGGTTCAGATCCTTCAAGATCAGATCAAACTTGCAAGGAggaggctgaaaagag ATGCTGTAGAAGCAGAAGACATCTCAAATGGACCATCCACAA GCTGTGATAATAAACAGGCTGCAAGTGAAGAGAGGACAGCAGCGAACACAACTGGTTAA
- the prpf18 gene encoding pre-mRNA-splicing factor 18 isoform X2, which produces MDILKAEIARKRKLLEEKNLVEDSKRFFKRAELSQKEREDYFRRCGYKIEKKEEDEPSTSTNPVLELELTEEKLPMTLSRQEVIRRLRERGEPIRLFGESDYDAFQRLRKIEILAPEVNKGLRNDLKAAMDKIDQQYLNEIVGGTESGELDTQHDLKVHEENTTIEELEALGKTLGTGDDDGDQDVIAKFLRFLLGVWAKDLNSREDHVKRSVQGKLASATHSQTESYLKPLFRKLRKKNLQADIKESITDIIKFMLEREYVKANDAYLQMAIGNAPWPIGVTMVGIHARTGREKIFSKHVAHVLNDETQRKYIQGLKRLMTICQKHFSTDPSKCVEYNAL; this is translated from the exons ATGGATATACTTAAAGCTGAGATCGCAAGAAAGAGGAAACTCCTCgaagaaaaaaatcttgttgAA gaCTCCAAAAGATTCTTTAAAAGGGCTGAGCTCTCACAGAAGGAAAGAGAAGATTACTTCAGAAGATGCGGATACAAG ATtgagaagaaagaggaagatGAGCCATCCACTTCAACTAATCCAGTCTTGGAACTGGAGCTCACAGAAGAGAAGCTCCCAATGACACTTTCACGACAGGAG gTTATTCGACGACTTAGAGAACGAGGGGAACCGATCCGATTGTTTGGCGAGTCCGATTATGATGCCTTCCAGAGGCTCCGGAAAATTGAGATTCTGGCCCCAGAAGTAAACAAG GGCTTGAGGAATGATCTGAAAGCCGCCATGGACAAGATTGACCAGCAGTACCTGAATGAGATTGTTGGAGGAACAGAGTCAGGAGAATTGGACACACAGCATGACCTAAAAGTGCACGAAGAAAACACCACAATAGAAGAACTTGAG GCTCTTGGAAAAACTCTTGGAAcaggtgatgatgatggagaCCAGGATGTTATTGCTAAATTTTTGAGG TTTCTTCTTGGCGTTTGGGCCAAAGATCTGAACAGCCGAGAGGACCACGTGAAGCGCAGCGTTCAGGGCAAGCTGGCCAGTGCGACACACTCGCAGACCGAGTCTTACCTCAAGCCTCTCTTCAGGAAGCTCAGGAAGAAG AACTTACAAGCTGACATCAAAGAGTCAATCACAGACATCATAAAATTCATGTTGGAGAGAGAATATGTCAAG GCAAATGATGCATATCTACAGATGGCCATTGGTAATGCCCCCTGGCCAATTGGTGTGACTATGGTGGGAATCCACGCCCGTACCGGACGAGAAAAGATCTTCTCCAAGCACGTGGCCCACGTTCTTAATGACGAGACGCAGAGAAAATACATTCAG GGACTAAAGAGGCTAATGACCATCTGCCAGAAACACTTCTCTACTGATCCATCAAAGTGCGTGGAGTACAATGCTCTTTAA
- the prpf18 gene encoding pre-mRNA-splicing factor 18 isoform X1, whose protein sequence is MDILKAEIARKRKLLEEKNLVEDSKRFFKRAELSQKEREDYFRRCGYKVQRETPESQIEKKEEDEPSTSTNPVLELELTEEKLPMTLSRQEVIRRLRERGEPIRLFGESDYDAFQRLRKIEILAPEVNKGLRNDLKAAMDKIDQQYLNEIVGGTESGELDTQHDLKVHEENTTIEELEALGKTLGTGDDDGDQDVIAKFLRFLLGVWAKDLNSREDHVKRSVQGKLASATHSQTESYLKPLFRKLRKKNLQADIKESITDIIKFMLEREYVKANDAYLQMAIGNAPWPIGVTMVGIHARTGREKIFSKHVAHVLNDETQRKYIQGLKRLMTICQKHFSTDPSKCVEYNAL, encoded by the exons ATGGATATACTTAAAGCTGAGATCGCAAGAAAGAGGAAACTCCTCgaagaaaaaaatcttgttgAA gaCTCCAAAAGATTCTTTAAAAGGGCTGAGCTCTCACAGAAGGAAAGAGAAGATTACTTCAGAAGATGCGGATACAAG GTTCAGAGAGAGACTCCTGAGAGCCAG ATtgagaagaaagaggaagatGAGCCATCCACTTCAACTAATCCAGTCTTGGAACTGGAGCTCACAGAAGAGAAGCTCCCAATGACACTTTCACGACAGGAG gTTATTCGACGACTTAGAGAACGAGGGGAACCGATCCGATTGTTTGGCGAGTCCGATTATGATGCCTTCCAGAGGCTCCGGAAAATTGAGATTCTGGCCCCAGAAGTAAACAAG GGCTTGAGGAATGATCTGAAAGCCGCCATGGACAAGATTGACCAGCAGTACCTGAATGAGATTGTTGGAGGAACAGAGTCAGGAGAATTGGACACACAGCATGACCTAAAAGTGCACGAAGAAAACACCACAATAGAAGAACTTGAG GCTCTTGGAAAAACTCTTGGAAcaggtgatgatgatggagaCCAGGATGTTATTGCTAAATTTTTGAGG TTTCTTCTTGGCGTTTGGGCCAAAGATCTGAACAGCCGAGAGGACCACGTGAAGCGCAGCGTTCAGGGCAAGCTGGCCAGTGCGACACACTCGCAGACCGAGTCTTACCTCAAGCCTCTCTTCAGGAAGCTCAGGAAGAAG AACTTACAAGCTGACATCAAAGAGTCAATCACAGACATCATAAAATTCATGTTGGAGAGAGAATATGTCAAG GCAAATGATGCATATCTACAGATGGCCATTGGTAATGCCCCCTGGCCAATTGGTGTGACTATGGTGGGAATCCACGCCCGTACCGGACGAGAAAAGATCTTCTCCAAGCACGTGGCCCACGTTCTTAATGACGAGACGCAGAGAAAATACATTCAG GGACTAAAGAGGCTAATGACCATCTGCCAGAAACACTTCTCTACTGATCCATCAAAGTGCGTGGAGTACAATGCTCTTTAA
- the si:dkey-234i14.6 gene encoding uncharacterized protein si:dkey-234i14.6 yields MDGLQSQNAGVGGIAEDAEEKYRALAYDTALSTLVAVALYVVIKVSLDGFRQWRAKISVLVVGSGPVGLTAALVAVRSGKVLKLTVLDERYRTALLSRPQQIALDPRSVKFLLGLGVDFDNMEGCWHNDHFFTRIGVFQEYLLSILEQKKQRVDVKVQLGTKFTEDYLRQIPHNNWPRVIVVADGSCGDSCSVLGISSDYTVESCHAYGANATIERLDQRQVPTPEIRAHSLYFDLSAYGVEAFREHRNQTTKPGFHLKIYGTFRNRYMALVCPASDTKMVRFLRQTAHSSIMKNIFHQSFNAYKTDIEPRLNDVTLHHMQCSRRLFEIQLSHRRISAAYIEGDNVAVTVEGEAARVLNFDTGCGVNLGMRGLESMGTFIYRTATAVDQNDILEALSAKMLHSRQVAETFKQTGLAESMYE; encoded by the exons ATGGACGGGTTACAGTCACAAAATGCTGGAGTTGGTGGCATCGCGGAAGACGCGGAGGAAAAGTATCGCGCACTCGCCTATGACACCGCTCTGAGCACTTTGGTGGCAGTGGCCCTGTATGTCGTAATAAAAGTGAGCCTGGACGGCTTCAGACAGTGGCGGGCCAAGATCTCCGTGCTCGTGGTGGGTTCGGGACCCGTGGGACTGACGGCCGCGCTGGTTGCTGTCCGCTCCGGGAAGGTGCTGAAATTGACCGTGCTGGACGAGAGGTACCGGACCGCCCTGCTCTCCCGGCCCCAGCAGATCGCCCTGGATCCCCGCAGTGTGAAGTTTCTGCTGGGACTCGGGGTGGACTTTGATAACATGGAGGGCTGTTGGCACAACGATCATTTCTTCACCAGAATAGGCGTGTTTCAGGAGTACCTGCTGAGCATCCTGGAGCAGAAGAAACAGAGGGTGGACGTCAAGGTGCAGCTGGGAACCAAG ttcaccGAGGATTACTTGCGACAGATTCCACACAATAATTGGCCACGTGTGATTGTGGTAGCTGATGGATCTTGTGGCGACTCCTGCTCTGTGTTGGGGATCAGCTCTGACTACACTGTGGAGTCCTGCCATGCATATGGAGCTAATGCAACTATAGAGAGATTAGACCAGAGACAG GTGCCCACTCCTGAGATCCGCGCTCACAGCCTTTACTTTGACCTGTCTGCCTATGGAGTGGAGGCCTTCAGAGAGCACAGAAACCAAACCACCAAGCCTGGCTTTCACTTGAAGATCTATGGCACTTTCAGAAACCGCTACATGGCCCTTGTCTGCCCTGCCTCTGACACCAAGATGGTTCGCTTTCTTAGGCAAACTGCACACTCCTCT aTCATGAAGAACATTTTCCATCAATCTTTCAATGCTTATAAGACAGACATAGAGCCTCGTCTCAACGATGTGACCCTCCATCACATGCAGTGCAGCCGTCGTCTCTTTGAGATTCAGCTGTCGCACAGACGCATCAGTGCTGCCTACATAGAAGGGGACAATGTGGCGGTCACTGTGGAGGGTGAGGCGGCACGTGTCCTTAATTTTGACACAG GTTGTGGAGTGAATCTAGGCATGCGAGGCCTGGAGTCTATGGGGACCTTCATTTACCGGACAGCCACAGCTGTGGACCAGAATGATATTCTTGAGGCACTGTCAGCTAAGATGCTGCACTCTAGACAGGTGGCTGAAACCTTCAAGCAGACAGGTTTGGCTGAGTCAATGTATGAATGA